A genomic stretch from Candidatus Methylomirabilis tolerans includes:
- a CDS encoding VapC toxin family PIN domain ribonuclease: MSKAVLDVFAPLTLLNQEDGAERVVPLLAETAISTVNLAEVTARLALAGMPEAAIRETPEPVPFDDEQAVQVGLFAPETKVSGLSLGDRACVSSSPSFWMRPPSRQITRRWALSVGRPSI, translated from the coding sequence GTGAGTAAGGCCGTCCTTGATGTCTTCGCGCCCCTGACCCTGTTGAATCAGGAAGACGGGGCTGAACGCGTCGTCCCGCTCCTTGCGGAAACCGCGATCTCCACGGTCAATCTTGCCGAGGTGACCGCGCGCTTGGCGCTGGCAGGGATGCCGGAGGCCGCCATTCGAGAGACGCCGGAGCCGGTCCCGTTTGACGACGAACAGGCCGTCCAAGTCGGCCTGTTCGCCCCAGAGACCAAGGTTTCAGGGCTGTCACTGGGCGATAGAGCCTGTGTCTCGTCCTCGCCAAGCTTCTGGATGCGACCGCCATCACGGCAGATCACGCGTAGATGGGCATTGAGCGTGGGACGACCATCGATCTGA